The genomic stretch GCTGGTGCGGCTGGCGATCAGTGAGACACGCCGGCCATGGTGGCGCCGGGAACGCGTCGCCGACAACATGCCGGAGACCTCCGGCGCCGATATCGCAGCTGATGCCGCCGAACGCCACGATCTCGCGCAGGCGCTGGCCGGGCTGACAGCCAAGCAGCGGGCGATCGTCGTGTTGCGCTTCATGGAAGACCGGACCGTGGCCGACGTCGCGCAGATCCTGGGTATTGCGCCCGGCACCGTGAAGCGGCAGAGCCACGACGCCATCGGCCATCTCCGGCGCCACCTTTTGTCAAACGATGCTGTCGCACCAGCGACGGCTGATGAGCGCTCGGGCTCAGCCAGTCCAGCAGATCGAACTGGCGCCCACGGTGCCACAGGCGGAGGGATCTAACGATGGAAGACGTACTCCAGAAGTTGCGTTCGGCAGACGAGCGCACCTCGCCACCGCGCGCATTCGATTTGGAAGCGACTGTTCGACGTGGACAGGCGAGACTGCGGCGGCGCCGGTTCGTCCAGGCGAGCGTGGGGGTCGCGGCCGTCGTCGGAGCCGTGGCCGGAGCGTTCGTGGTCACCCCATTGTCCGGGGGTAGCGGCGAGTTGACGGCTGCCGGCGACCCCTCGCCCGAGGACGCCTTGAGCCTGTTGGCGGAGCCCGCGGGGATTGACGACGAACTGCCAGCGATGCTGGGTGAACAGGTAAGCCAACAAGGACTGGTTGCCTCGACGGCCCGAGTGGTCACGGAAACGGAGGACACCAAGTTCTGGGCCGCGGTCAATCTTCGCGGTGAGATCTGCTTCGTGGCGTACACCAAGCACCCGTACAACCGGTCAGCGACAGGTTGCGCTGAAGTTGCGGCTTTCCTGGACGACGGACTCGCGATTCCGGCCGGCCCATCGCCGAGATGGGGAGATGCTTTGCTCGTGCCGGATGGATACGAGCTAAGTGCTGGCCAAGCCGCGGACAGGACACTCGTCACGCCGAACCTGGCCGTCCCCCGTGACGAGTGACCCGCATCCTGCTCCCAGCCCCCGGTGATCATCAGCGCATTGTCGCTGTTGGATCGCCTTGAATGGGTGTGCGGAGGTGGAGCTCCGGACGTTAAGCGGCCGCTTGCTCGTGCGGCGTGACGACAGGCCACTCGTTGTCGACCTGGCCCAGATTGTTGCTGTAGTTGGTCAGGATGTTCACGGCCACGTGGCCGACGGTCTCGATGGTCGCGTGGGTGCGGGCGTCGTCGCTGTGGCCGTGCCCGCAGTCATGGTGAGGCACGAGAAAACCCACCGAACATGATCATTTAGAGCGGCGGCGGAGGATGATCCAGAGCAGGATGGCGAGCAGGGCGGCGCCGGCGGCGTAAGGACCGTACCGGCGCAGGGCATCCTGGGCGCCGGTGATCTCGAGCAGATCGATCGGTTCGACCTCGAACTCGGCGTTCTCGGCCTCGGCTTCCTCGACCGCTGCGCGTTCGGGATGCGCGAATCGGCCAGTCTCGGCTCTGGTGCCGCTGGGAGCAGCTGGGCTGCTCGCCGCGTCGCTGCCGCTCGCCGTGGCGGGGGCTGCTTCCGTAGCCTGGCCCGAGGTGGATGTTGTGGGGGTGCCGGCTTGCTGGCCGGTGTCGCCCAGCGTCGTGGCGAGGCAGTCGGAGAACTGCCCTAGCAGCTTCCCGCCGACGTCGTTCAGCATCCCCCGGCCGAACTGCGCCGGGCGTCCGGTGATGCGCAGGTCGGTGGTCACGTTCACGTGAGTGGAGTCACCGTCGGCCACCATGCTCGCGGTCACGGTCGCCGCGGCCGTGCCGGAGCCCCGAGCCTCTTTGCCTGAAGCCTCCATGACGACGCGGTGAGCGGCATCGTCGGTCTCGATGAACCGGCCGGTGCCACGGTAGAGGAGTGAGATGGGGCCGAGCTTGACCTTGACCGAGCCGCTGAAGGTCTCGCCGTCGAACTCGTCGAGTGTGGCACCCGGCATACACGGCGCCACTCGCGGCACATCGAGCAGTACCTTCCAGGCATCGGCGATCGGCACCGGAACGGTGAACTGGTGATCCAGCTGCATGTCTTCCCTCTCCCTCTTCCGATTTACGGGCTCCGGCTGAGCGCGACGCGCGCGTGCAGGGCTGTTCCTGCCCGCGTACGCGGTGATCGTGAGCAGATATCTGTGCTTGTCCTCTGTGATCGTGAGCGGATCGCTGTCGCCAGAGCGACATAAATCTGCTCACGATCACTGACGATGAGGGCGGATGCTGCTCACGATCACCGAGATGTTGCGGCAGCCTGCAGGGCACGGCGAGTGAGCACCGTCGCCAGGTGGGCTCTGTACTCAGCCGATGCCGATACATCGCCGGTGGGGGAGGTACCTTCACCTGCCCGTTCCGCGGCCGCTTGTAGCGCGCCCTGCTCCGCTGGTGCGCCGACCATGGCCTCTTCGACGGCGTGCGCCCGGATGGGGGTGGGGCCCATGTTGGTCAGCGCGACGCGTGCCTCGGCGATATCGCCGTTGGACCGGCGAACCGCTGCCGCCACTCCGACCATGGCCCACGCTTGGGCCATTCGGTTGAACTTCTCGTAGTGCGTGCCCCACCCGGTGAGCTTCGGCACGCGCACCGACACCAGCAGCTCGTCGGGCTCCATGGCGGTGGTGAGGTAGTCCACGAAGAACTCCGACGCCGGCACCGACCGGCGCCCCGACGGCCCCGCGACCTCGAACGAGGCATCGAGCGCGGATGCCACGCTGGGCAGATCGCCGGCCGGGTCGGCGTGCGCCAGCGAACCGCCGAAGGTGCCCAGGTGGCGGACCTGGCGGTCGGCGACCGTGGCCGTGGCCTGAGCGATCAGCGGAGCGTGTTCCTGGACGAGAGAACTCTTCATGACGTCGTCATGGGTGGTCATAGCGCCGATGACGAGAGCATCGCCGTCGTCGTGGATGCCACGCATCGCATCCACAGCGCCGAGGTCGACGAGAGTGGTGGGCACGGCGAAACGCAGCCTGAGCATCGGGATCAGGCTTTGCCCTCCGGCCAGGACCTTGGCGTCCTCGCCGCCGTCAGCGAGCGCCCGGACGGCGTCGTCGACACTTGTGGGCCGGGTGTAGTCGAATGCGGCCGGGATCATGACCGCTCACCCCCATCGGTAGCGCTGCGAATGGCCTGCCACACCCGCTCTGGTGTACACGGCATCTGCACGTCGGAGACGCCGAGCGGGCGAAGCGCGTCGACGACGGCATTGACGACGGCCGGTGTCGAGGCGATGGTGCCGGCCTCTCCGACACCCTTGGCTCCGAGCGGATGCCCGGGGGCCGGTGTCTCGGTGCGGTCGGTGACGAACTCGGGCAGGTCCGCCGAACTGGGAACGGTGTAGTCCACGAACGTGCCGGTCAATAGGTTTCCGTCGGCGTCGTAGACAGCTCCTTCGAATAGCGCCTGGGCCATGCCCTGGGCGATCCCGCCGTGTACCTGCCCCTCCACGATCATCGGGTTGACCACTCGACCGACGTCGTCGACCGCGACGTACTTGCGGATCCGTACGTGGCCGGTCTCGGTGTCGACCTCGGCCGCGCACAGGTGCGTGCCGTGCGGGAAGGAGAAGTTGTCCGGGTCGAACGTGGCGTCGGCATCGAGCGTGGGCTCGACTCCGTCTGGCATCTCGTGCGACGTGAACACCGCGAGCGCGCAGTCCGCGAGTGTCTTGCCGGTTCCAGGTGTGCCCTTGATGCGGTACTGGCCCTCGGCGAACTCGAGGTCGGCTGGGTCGCATTCGAGCAGGTGCGCCGCGATCGGCCGGGCCTTGTCGACGACCTTCTGGCAGGCCTGCACCAGCGCGATGCCGCCGACGGCGAGTGAGCGGGAGCCGTATGTGTCCAGACCCTTGTGGGATGTTCGGGTGTCCCCGTGCAGAACCTCGACATCCTCGAACGGCACCCCCAGCTGGTCGGCGACGATCTGGCTCCACGCGGTCTCGTGTCCCTGGCCGTGCGGCGAGGTGCCTGTCACGACTTCGACCTTCCCGGTCGGCAGCATCCGGACCGCCGCGTTCTCCCAGCCGCCGGCCCCGTAGCGCAACTGCCCGAGGATCCTGGACGGGGCCAGTCCGCACATCTCGGTGTACGTGGAAACTCCGATGCCGAGCTGGACAGGGTCACCGGAGTCGCGACGTTGTTGCTGTTCGCGACGGAGCTCGTCGTAGCCAAGCAGGCCGAGGGCTTTGTCGGTGGCGGCCTCGTAGTTGCCGGAGTCGTAGGTGAGGCCGGCAACGGTGCTGAAGGGGAACTCGTCGTGATTGATCCAGTTCCTCCGTCGCACCTCGATTGGATCCATGCCGAGCTCGTTGGCGAGCTCGTCCATGATCCGCTCGATCGCGTAGGTGGCTTCCGGCCGCCCGGCGCCGCGGTAGGCGTCGGTCTTGGTGGTGTTGGTGAACACACCCGAGCATTCGAACCGATAGGCCGGGATCTTGTAGATCGCGTTGAACATGAAGGCGCCGAGGATCGGCACTCCGGGGGTGACGATGCCGAGGTATGCGCCCATGTTCGCGAGCAGTTTCACCGACAACCCGGTGACGGTGCCGTCGCGCCGGGCACTGAGCGTGATGTCCTGGATCTGGTCGCGTCCGTGATGTGCCGAGAGCATCGACTCGGAGCGCGATTCCACGTACTTGACTGGGCGCCCGAGCCTGCGGGCGGCGGCGAATGCGATGAACTCCTCCGGCGTGATCTGCAGTTTCCCGCCGAAACCGCCGCCGACGTCGGGGGCAATCACCCGGATCTTGTGTTCTGCCACTCCTGTGCACATCGCCAGCATGAGGCGCAGGATGTGCGGGATCTGAGTGGCCGACCACATGGTGATCTGCTCGCCTGTGGGGTCGACGACGACGCCACGCGGCTCCATGAAGGCCGGGATCAGCCGCTGCTGAACGTAGCGCCGGTTGATCACGAGCTCCGCCTCGGACTCCGCGTGCGTGACGGACTCCCCGGTGCCGGCCTCGGCGGAGTCGAAGATCCAGGTGTAGCTCTTGTTCGTCCCCTTCGCTTCGTGCACGAGCGGGGCGTCGTCGGCCAGGGCGGCTTCCATGTCCAAGACGACCGGCAGGGGTTCGTAGTCGATCTCGATGGCCTCCAGCGCGTCCAGGGCGCTGGCGCGGTCGCGGGCCGCGACCACGGCCACCGGCTCCCCGGTATGGCGGACTTCGTCGACGGCCAGTGGGGGGTAGTCGGGCACCACGGTGTCTTCGGTGACCGGCCAGGCGCAGGCGAGCGTTCCTTGGATGTCGGCGATGTCCTGACCGCTGAAGGCGTCGATGGCTCCGGGGAGATGCCGCGCCGGGGCGACGTCGACATGGGTGATCCGGGCATGTGCCATGGGACTGCGCAGGATGGCCAGGTGCAGCATGCCTGGCAGGCTGATGTTCTCCGTCCACAACGTCCGGCCGGTGATCAGGCGAGCGTCTTCTTTGCGGCGCCGGTCCCGGCCGACCTCTGCGCCGGCATGTGGCTCGGTGACGGTCATGTCGTCACCTCCTGGCTGGCGCCGGGCTGCGCGGGCTGTGACTGCTGGGCGGTTTCCGGAGTGGTGGGAACGTCCGTGCGCATGGTCGAAGCGGCGTGCTGGACGGCGCGGACGATGTTCTGGTAGCCGGTGCACCTGCACAGGTTGCCCTCGAGGCCCTCGCGGATTTCCTCGTCACTGGGGTCGGGGTTCTCGTTGAGCAGGTCGACCGCGGCCATGATCATGCCGGGTGTGCAGAACCCGCACTGCAGCGCGTGGGTCTCGTGGAACGACTGCTGGACCGGGTGTAGGGCACCACCTGGTGTGGACAATCCTTCGACCGTCGTGACGTCCATGCCGTCAGCCTGTGCCGCGAGGACAGTGCAGCTCTTGACGCTCTTCCCGGCCAGCAGGACCGTACATGAACCGCAGTTGCTCGTGTCGCAGCCGACAACCGTGCCGATTTTGCCGAGGCGCTCCCGTAGGTGGTGCACGAGCAGGGTGCGGGGCTCGACATCGTCGTCGTATCGGACACCGTCGACCGTCATGCTGATTTTGGTCATAGGGCCCTCCTCCCGTACGCAGTGGCCGATCGAAGACATGTCGGCCCGATGGTGCGCATCGGTCGGTCCCGCAGCGCGCTCCACCTCCTTGTGTCTGGCGATCTCCGATCCGCCTGACGGCGACCAGATCCCGGTGCGCGCTTGTTGACACCAGCAAAGTCCACCGCGCCCGGTCACCGCAAGAGGTTCCGCCTATCTGTCTCGGGACACGCGTGTATTCGGTGATCGACAGTGCGTTGTGGTCGCTGAGGGGTGATCATCAGGGCGTTGTGGTCGCGGGTTCACCACCACAACGCACTGTCGATCACCGGGTGTGGGGAGGCCTGGTGTGACGGGCGACACGGGCGCGTGTACTGGCGATCATGGGCAAGGACGCGCCAATATGGCGATTTGGATTGGTTTCTGCCGATTGGGCGTCAGGCTCAGCGGAGAACAATCCGCCAGAAGGAATCGGTCAGGCTCGCGGCAAGGGAGGCGCGGCACCTGCCTCGTCGCGAGGAGCACCGTCATGTTGTACGACTGCCCAGAATGTGGGCTTCCTGCCGAAGTCACGGTCCGGGATCGTCTCCCGAGCACGGCCGGGCTGGTCGAGCACGTTGATGTCCACTGCGTGGCGCAACACCGGTTCGTCGGCCCCGCCGACTCCCTGCGCGTCCTGCTTTGAGCTGCGTTTCGGACGTGACGGCGGCCGGGCGGTTCGCTTTCTCAGCGATCAGTTGATAGTCAGGACGGCTTCTTCGGAGACAAGGGAGTCGTCGTTGATGCCAACCATCCGGAAGCTGTTCTCGCCGCTTCTGCTCGATTGAATGGTGCCGCTGAACTCGCCGTCGGCGTTGGTCTCACGTGGCGACACCGGGAAGTCTTCCCAAGGGCCGCCGTCAACACTGCGCTGCAGTTGCAGCCGCACGCCGGCTTCACCGGACTCGATCCGGCCGGAGTAGCTGATCTCCTCGTTGGCGGAAGCCGAGGTCTGTGCGAGGGAGAACGACACGCCGCCGGAGTCTGCCGGTGGGTCGTCGTCGTTGTTGTTCTCTTCGTCACCTTCGGTGTCGGTGTCAGTCTCGTCGTTGGGTTCGTCGCCGTTGTCGGTTGCCGAAGCAACGGGGGTGTTGGCGGTGTCGTCATCGCCCGATTGCGTGCCAAGGTACGCGCCGCCGGCAAAACCGACGATCGCGGCCAAAATGAGGAAGGCGGCTAGTGTGCCGCCAGATGCGCGTCTGGACACTCTGCACATTCAACCCTGGTGGGGCGGGTGGTTGGCAAGTGGGGTCCGTACTGCGGATGGTCAGATGGCATCACCTCGGCTGTGGCCAGGTGCCTCGGCCGCCCTGACGAGCGGGAGAATCCGCGGAGCGACGACGGTGGCCAGGGCGATGACGGTGGATATCCGGACAATGTCGGCGTCACCCACGAGATCGTCGATGACCCGCTGAAGGTCGTCGTTGTCCCTGGCCACGATCCTGCAGTACAGGTCGCCCTGGCCGGTGATGGTGTGTACTTCGAGTACTTCTGGGATCCGCTCGAGGTGTGCCGCGACCGAGCTGCGCGCGCCCTGGCGGATGTCCAGGAAGGCGAAAGCCGTGACACGGTAGCCGAGCGCACCGGGATTGATGGACGGCGAGAACGATTCGATGACACCGGCGGCGGCCAGTTTTTCCAAGCGTGACTGCACGGTGGCGCGGGCCACCCCGATCCGGCGCGAGGCCTCGAGCACGCCGATGCGCGGTTGTGCCGCGAACAGTTCGATGATCTTGACGTCGAGCGAGTCGATCACGATTCCTCCACGAGATGCCACAGACGCGCGGTTCCGGTCCGAACTCGATCTGTAAGAAGGCGGCGGACTATACAAAGTATCAAGGTATGCAGCCTATCCGCTGTTCATAATGTGCATGCTGATCAGTGGTCATAGAGACAGTTGCGTACTCGGGGCGTCTCGCGGCACAGTCCGCGGTAACGGGGTACCGCATACCTTCGGGCACCACGAAAGCGCAGGAGGGCGATCATGGCCACGGATTCGACCCGGACGCTCACGCCGGAAGAGCGTGAAGCCGATCTCGACGTTGATCAGTTGAAGCAGCTCGTCGGCCTGGTGGAATACGACGAGACCAAGGATCCGTTCCCGGTTACGGCGATGGACGCCGTGGTCTTCGTGGTCGGCAACGCCACTCAGGCCGCTCACTACTACCAGTCGGCTTTCGGCATGGAACTGGTCGCATACGCTGGCCCGGAGACCGGTACCCGGGACCATAAGGCGTTCGTGCTGCGCAGCGGTTCCGCGCGATTCGTGCTGAAGGGCGGCGTCGCGCCGGACAGCGCGCTGCTGGATCACCACCGTGAGCACGGCGACGGCGTCGTTGATCTGGCCCTGGAAGTGCCCGACGTCGACGCATGTATCCGGCACGCCCGCGCGCAGGGGGCGACCATCCTGGATGAGCCGTACGATGTCTCCGACGACCACGGAACCGTCCGGATGGCCGCGATCGCCACGTACGGCGTGACCCGCCACACGCTCGTTGACCGATCGCGTTACAGCGGTCCGTATCTGCCCGGCTACGTGGCGCGGACGTCCGGCTACGTCAAGCGTGAGGGCGCACCGAAGCGGCTGTTCCAGGCCATCGACCACTGCGTGGGAAATGTCGAGCTGGGCCAGATGGACTACTGGGTCAACTGGTATGGCAAAGTCATGGGCTTCGTGAACATGGCTGAGTTCGTCGGCGACGACATCGCTACCGAATACTCCGCTCTGATGTCCAAGGTGGTCGCCAACGGCAACCACCGGGTCAAGTTTCCGCTGAACGAGCCGGCGATCGCCAAGAAGAAGTCGCAGATCGACGAGTACCTCGAGTACTACGGCTCGCCCGGCTGCCAGCACATCGCCCTTGCGACCAACGACATCCTGCGAACGGTGGACATCATGCGTGCCGAAGGCGTTGATTTCCTCGATACGCCGGACGCGTATTACGACGACCCAGAGCTTCGCGCCCGGATCGGTGAGGTGCGCGTGCCGATCCAGGAGCTGAAGAAGCGCGGCGTCCTGGTCGACCGCGATGAGGACGGTTACCTGCTGCAGATCTTCACCAAACCCATCGGCGATCGCCCGACGGTGTTCTATGAGCTGATCG from Phytoactinopolyspora mesophila encodes the following:
- a CDS encoding xanthine dehydrogenase family protein molybdopterin-binding subunit, which produces MTVTEPHAGAEVGRDRRRKEDARLITGRTLWTENISLPGMLHLAILRSPMAHARITHVDVAPARHLPGAIDAFSGQDIADIQGTLACAWPVTEDTVVPDYPPLAVDEVRHTGEPVAVVAARDRASALDALEAIEIDYEPLPVVLDMEAALADDAPLVHEAKGTNKSYTWIFDSAEAGTGESVTHAESEAELVINRRYVQQRLIPAFMEPRGVVVDPTGEQITMWSATQIPHILRLMLAMCTGVAEHKIRVIAPDVGGGFGGKLQITPEEFIAFAAARRLGRPVKYVESRSESMLSAHHGRDQIQDITLSARRDGTVTGLSVKLLANMGAYLGIVTPGVPILGAFMFNAIYKIPAYRFECSGVFTNTTKTDAYRGAGRPEATYAIERIMDELANELGMDPIEVRRRNWINHDEFPFSTVAGLTYDSGNYEAATDKALGLLGYDELRREQQQRRDSGDPVQLGIGVSTYTEMCGLAPSRILGQLRYGAGGWENAAVRMLPTGKVEVVTGTSPHGQGHETAWSQIVADQLGVPFEDVEVLHGDTRTSHKGLDTYGSRSLAVGGIALVQACQKVVDKARPIAAHLLECDPADLEFAEGQYRIKGTPGTGKTLADCALAVFTSHEMPDGVEPTLDADATFDPDNFSFPHGTHLCAAEVDTETGHVRIRKYVAVDDVGRVVNPMIVEGQVHGGIAQGMAQALFEGAVYDADGNLLTGTFVDYTVPSSADLPEFVTDRTETPAPGHPLGAKGVGEAGTIASTPAVVNAVVDALRPLGVSDVQMPCTPERVWQAIRSATDGGERS
- a CDS encoding (2Fe-2S)-binding protein, coding for MTKISMTVDGVRYDDDVEPRTLLVHHLRERLGKIGTVVGCDTSNCGSCTVLLAGKSVKSCTVLAAQADGMDVTTVEGLSTPGGALHPVQQSFHETHALQCGFCTPGMIMAAVDLLNENPDPSDEEIREGLEGNLCRCTGYQNIVRAVQHAASTMRTDVPTTPETAQQSQPAQPGASQEVTT
- a CDS encoding SigE family RNA polymerase sigma factor: MREELRESFVAMATSELNQLRRFAYAVCGDWHRADDLVQAALERMYVAWPRAHDVGDHGAYARKVLVRLAISETRRPWWRRERVADNMPETSGADIAADAAERHDLAQALAGLTAKQRAIVVLRFMEDRTVADVAQILGIAPGTVKRQSHDAIGHLRRHLLSNDAVAPATADERSGSASPADRTGAHGATGGGI
- the hppD gene encoding 4-hydroxyphenylpyruvate dioxygenase, which translates into the protein MATDSTRTLTPEEREADLDVDQLKQLVGLVEYDETKDPFPVTAMDAVVFVVGNATQAAHYYQSAFGMELVAYAGPETGTRDHKAFVLRSGSARFVLKGGVAPDSALLDHHREHGDGVVDLALEVPDVDACIRHARAQGATILDEPYDVSDDHGTVRMAAIATYGVTRHTLVDRSRYSGPYLPGYVARTSGYVKREGAPKRLFQAIDHCVGNVELGQMDYWVNWYGKVMGFVNMAEFVGDDIATEYSALMSKVVANGNHRVKFPLNEPAIAKKKSQIDEYLEYYGSPGCQHIALATNDILRTVDIMRAEGVDFLDTPDAYYDDPELRARIGEVRVPIQELKKRGVLVDRDEDGYLLQIFTKPIGDRPTVFYELIERHGSLGFGKGNFKALFESIEREQERRGNL
- a CDS encoding SRPBCC family protein produces the protein MQLDHQFTVPVPIADAWKVLLDVPRVAPCMPGATLDEFDGETFSGSVKVKLGPISLLYRGTGRFIETDDAAHRVVMEASGKEARGSGTAAATVTASMVADGDSTHVNVTTDLRITGRPAQFGRGMLNDVGGKLLGQFSDCLATTLGDTGQQAGTPTTSTSGQATEAAPATASGSDAASSPAAPSGTRAETGRFAHPERAAVEEAEAENAEFEVEPIDLLEITGAQDALRRYGPYAAGAALLAILLWIILRRRSK
- a CDS encoding FAD binding domain-containing protein is translated as MIPAAFDYTRPTSVDDAVRALADGGEDAKVLAGGQSLIPMLRLRFAVPTTLVDLGAVDAMRGIHDDGDALVIGAMTTHDDVMKSSLVQEHAPLIAQATATVADRQVRHLGTFGGSLAHADPAGDLPSVASALDASFEVAGPSGRRSVPASEFFVDYLTTAMEPDELLVSVRVPKLTGWGTHYEKFNRMAQAWAMVGVAAAVRRSNGDIAEARVALTNMGPTPIRAHAVEEAMVGAPAEQGALQAAAERAGEGTSPTGDVSASAEYRAHLATVLTRRALQAAATSR
- a CDS encoding Lrp/AsnC ligand binding domain-containing protein, encoding MASRGGIVIDSLDVKIIELFAAQPRIGVLEASRRIGVARATVQSRLEKLAAAGVIESFSPSINPGALGYRVTAFAFLDIRQGARSSVAAHLERIPEVLEVHTITGQGDLYCRIVARDNDDLQRVIDDLVGDADIVRISTVIALATVVAPRILPLVRAAEAPGHSRGDAI